GATCACATAATAATCAGCTTTGTCATAACTTGATCCGATCTTCTGAAAGTTCATATAGGATGAAATATCTTCCTGATAGGACAATTGGGCAGATTTAAAAACATGGGCTTTGGGCACAAATCTCCAAAGTACCTTCAATTGATCCAATGGCACTGTGCCATTGACCAAGCCGTACAATAAATTGAAATCAGCATAATCAATGATTTTGTCCTGATTGAGGTCTGCGGCCAAAAGTTTGTATGGGTCTGTGATGGCTTCCATCTTGAGCAGATGACGCAGCAATATGATTGCGTCATTGACATCAATGCCCTTTAGATCCTTTTGGTCGTATTCCGGGATCAACTGATAACTGTTTTGATGGGTCAGATTGAGAAATGAAAACTGTCCCTGATTTTTGCTCTTGGTATTCATGACCAAGGCACCATGCAAAGTATCCTGATGGATCGTAATGACGGTATCCTTTTTTTGGATGTAGTAAATGGTGCCGCTGGGTGCGCGAATGGTATCGTATTTTGTGCGTATGCTGGTATCGCGGCGAATTTGGATCTGGTAGCTGTTGATATCCTTAAGGCTTAGACTGACGTTTTCCATGGGTTGTTGATTGGGAAAACTGATCAATCCACTGATGTTGAGGAGTTGTGGAGGACTCGTCGTCAGGCTGTCCTTTCTTTTGCAATTGGGGATCTTGGCGTTGTTGTTTTGGACTTCGATGTAGGTTTTACAAAAGGATTGATTCCCTGAGCTGTCCGTCACCCAAATCTCCACTTCATTTTTGCCTAGTTCGTCACAGGTATAAATCCGGTTCATGTCTCTTGGATCGTTCGAAAAAGAAAATGTGAGGTTTTTCTGTCCGCATTTGTGGAAAGAACCCCTGTCCAGATCCTTGGCCCATACTTCAACCATACCCGCATCAGTCTGTCCATCGCGGTTGGTGTCCAAAGGCATCAGAGCGATAATGACTCCGGTGAGGCAGTAGGGTGTAGGACCAATTTTGTTGCGCACCGTAACACTGACCTGACATTTGATTTCCTGACCACATCCATATTCTGCGATGATGTAAAATTTGGTCGTCCCCAATGGATAATGTCCACTGGCATCAGGTCCCGACGTATCGGCATAGGGAGATGTATTTCTGATTTTGTGAATGGCACCGCATTTGGAGAATGCTTTGGCACTGTCAAGCTTCACATAGGCACCTTTGCAGTCCAGTTTTGCATCCACCACCGTGTCTTTTGGACATTGGATGTAAGCCGTGCTGTCTTTGGCGACCAACTTGATGACCTGAGTGTAAGTCCAAAGTCCAACCGCAGGCTTGGCATTGGGCACGTATTGGCACCAATCGATGACCTTCCAGTCCCTTAGGATTTTCATACAGCCGTCGGCCACGGTAAATTTCATGTCCTTATAGCTGTACATGGGCTGACTGCATTTTTTGTTGGAAAATCTGGGATAGGAAAACTCACGCGGTAAATTTTTTGGGTCTGCGGAAGGGTTGCATCCTTCCAATTCCGTAGATTTTGGCCAGATGATGTCAGAGTAGCCAAATGAGCTGCCTGTTCCGGTAATGGTGATGATTTGTTCGCAATAATGCCATTTCCAATGTTTGTCTTCATACTCCCATCGACGGATGATTTGACCAATCCCACAGGAATTGGTATTGTAAATCACGGTCTTGGGCTTTGGTCCATCGCGTTTGACGTAATTTTCCCAAATAAAGACTTTGCCCCATTTGTCCAGATTGGAAATGTCTTCTTCACAGCTGATGGTGACATTTTTAGGGCACTCTAGATAAATGGACTGGGGTGCACTGGCTTGAAGGTTTTGGAGGGGGAGGAGCATCAAAATGGCCATAAACAGGCCGTAGAAACCTTGAATCGTAGTTTTCATGATTTATAATTTAGAAAAAATGGTTACTTAAATGCTGATTTCGGGAATAGCCGTGTAGAAATCAACAGCAAATATAAGAACTTTTATTAATATGTAATGCTTTGATGTTAATTTTTTTAAAAAAACAATAAGCCTTAAAAATCTTATTTGGACGGAATCCACAAAAACACAATAACTTTGCTGTATTAAATTAATTTAAATATGAAATTGAAATTCTTATTCTTTATCCTGGTGGCGGGTATGGGTTTGATGGCCACAAGTTCCTGCAAACAGGAAAGCAAAGATAAAGCTGCAGACACTCCGCAAGTTGAACAGCCGGCTGCCGATCAGCCTGCTACCCAACAACCCAATGTGCAAATGCCGCCTGACTTCACGCCGGTCTCAGGTCCACCGCAGAATGCTCCCCAGAATGCAAAAGGGGTTTGGCATTTTACCTGTCCTAAAGGCTGTGCCGGTGGCGCAGGTGCTGCTGGACCTTGCCCGAAATGCGGAGAGGCTTTGACACACAATCAGGCTTACCACGAAAACTAATCAGTTGATCCTGATTATTGCCGGACTTTCCTAAAATGGATAGTTTAGTGCCAGGTGAAGGTTGGATTGATTGAGAAAGGATCCAAATGAAGTTCCAGAATAATCAATCCAATACCTTCCCGTTTCATTGTTGGGGAAGGTACTCCTCAGTTTAAAACCCCAATCCAAACGCAGTATAAAAAAGGAGAGATCCATTCTCAGACCCAAGCCGGATCCAACTCCTAGCTGTTTGTAGAAGTTTTTGGTAAAATGGGTATTGACAGGATTGGCTGCAGATGGCAAGAGCCAAACATTTCCAATGTCCAGAAAAATAGCCCCTTTGAAAATCCAGTAAATGTCAAACCTCCACTCGGCGTTAGCTTCCAATTTGATATCGCCTGTTGAGAAGAAATTTCCCCTTTGCGTGACGGTTTTGGAAAGATCAGAATTGCCGGGTCCGGTTTCACGAATATTCCAGCCCCTCATGCTCTGAGGACCTCCCAGAAAAAATTGCTTGATGTAAGGGATGTTTCTGGAGCCTCCAAAAGGTACGGCCAATCCTCCTGTGGTTCTCAGTGCCACATTGCTGTTGGGATTGATTCGATAATACCACCGGGAATCTATGTCCAACTTCCAGAATTTTGAGAACTCTGTTTTTTGCAATTGTCCCAAAGACCAGTTTTTTGTAAAAAGTTTTCCCAGCTTTTCGATCAAGTCCACTTCCATTCCGGTTAGTTCAAACGAATAAATAGAGGTGTGGTCCCAGTTGCGGGATTTTTTGGCCTGATAAAAGTACTGTGCCTGACTAAACAGGAAGGAAGTAAACAGCCTGTTGCCTTTAAGACTTCTGATCACAAATGAATCTGCGCCAAAGCGCTCTTCAAACGCTGGAAAAATATTGGGAAGATAATAATTGACCTCAAAGGTGGAAAGGCTTAGTCTTTTTCTTTTGTTGATGTTGAAATCGTATTTGACACCGGTGTTGAATGAAACAAAACTAAAAGCCTGGGTCTGGCTCGTATAGTCGGCTAATATATTAAAACTAGTGTTGGATCTGGGATGATTTTTTAAATACCCGAAAGGTCTCATTAGCTGTCTGGCCAAAAAGAAAGAGCCTGTTACATCTTTAAAGCTTGCTAAAGTCAGAGAATTGAGATAACTCAAGATGACGGAGTTAAAAATATTGGCTTGGAAAAAATTAAATTCCAGATTGGCCTCCAATTTAAAGTCCAGCACTTCTGCGCCTTTAAAGGCATTCCTGTTTTTTAAATAATAAAATCCAGAAACGCCAAATAGACTTGGCGCCGTGGCACTAAAGGTATTGTAGTTGAGGTCCGCACCATAATCCTGGGCCCATTTTTTGTGCGGTGATAGCAAAATGGTGTGATTGATCAGATGGGTTTGAAGACTGTCTGTTTTTGACTCTATGTTGATAAATTTATAAAAATTCAAACCGGCCAAATCCAAATAGGACTTGTCCACATTTTCCTTTTTGAAGAGCAAGCCCGGTCTTGGATGAATTTTGTCCAGCAACACTTCATTGCGGATATAGCTCGCTTCAGCTGTCTGAGTGATCGAAATGGAATCTATGCTGGTGCGCGTGAATATTCTTTTCTCCTGCGGATTGAAATTGGTGATGATATTCACCTTTCCGACAAAGTACTTACTGTGATGATCCTTGCCGGGAGGGTCCAGGATGCGGATTTTGAGCAGATTGTTGCCATGGAAGGTGTCAAGTCTTAAATTGTCCACGAGGGATGGGTTAAACTCTGCATAACCATTGTTTTGCATCAATTCGGTGATGCGGTTCTTTTCAGATTGAAACAAAGACAAATCGATGGGGGCGCCGGATTTTAGTTGAGATGAGGATTTGTGTTTGTTTAAAAGGGCGAGAACCGCGGTGTCGGATGTAAGGTAGATGAGACTATCCACATGGGTTCTTTTATTTGGTTGGACGATGTATTGTAAGCTGACTCTTTTGTTTGATTGAATCTTTTGGTGATGGCTCACTTTCGCATTAAAATATCCCTGATTGAAAAGATAATTCAACATGTTTTTCTTGGAGGCTACGATCTCAAGGGTATCCAATATGGAGGGGGGTTCTGATTGTTTGCTGAGGGTTTTTCTAAACAGGATTTTTTTATTTTTTCTGTTTTCAAGAAACTGGTAAATACCTTCTCTTCGGATAAAGAATAAGTACCTGGTGTTTGGTTTTTGCTTAATCAGGGTATGAAGTTCTTGCCTCATGCCAATGCGATCACCAAAAGCTACGTCCATCAATTGGATTTTATTTTTTGACAAGAGGAATTCATTGGGTTTGAGATTTTTTGTGCTGCTGCAATTACCAAAGAACAAACCCAGCAGTGTCAGGATTGCACTACCTTTGAGGTATGTTACTATAGATGATTTAATGGACAGAAGGCACATTCAAGTTTCGAAAGCTGAAATAAACTTAATTAAATCTCTTCGACACAAAAAGACGAGGCAGGAGCAGCGATTGTTTGTGGCCGAAGGCTCCAGGTTGGTGCTTGATATCATGAAGTCTAAACCTTCTGAAGTCCGATTGGTGGTCGGTACAGAGGAATGGATCACGGGACAAGTCGCAAATTTAAGTCATTTTTTGGATTTGACCCGCCAAATCAGCAGTTCGCAACTTCAGGCGGTATCTTCCCTCAAATCCACGGAAGAGGTGCTGGCTTTGGTTCAGTTTCCTTATTTTGGTCCCGGTCACCCGAGAATAACAAATTTTGGGCTCTATCTCGATGGTTTGTCAGATCCCGGTAATTTAGGTACATTGATCAGAACAGCCGATTGGTTTGGAATACCTGAGATCATGGTATCTGACCATGTGGTAGATTGGTACAATAGCAAAGTCGTGCAAGCAAGCATGTCGAGCATTAGCAGGCTAAAGATAAGTTGTGTTCCACCGGAGGAAATCAGGACGTATTCCGGTATCTCCAGATTGGTAGGGGCAGATCTGGTGGGGAAACCTTTGTGGCCAAAGTCCGGAATTTGGGAACCCGCAGTGCTTTGTTTGGGAAACGAAGCGCGTGGATTATCTGATCGCGTTAAAATGATTTGCGATGAATTTTGGACCATCCCATCTTACAGCCTTGGTGCGGAGTCACTCAATGTGGCCGTAGCGGCTTCTATTTTTATGGCGGGTTGGCGATCTTCAATTTTATAAGGATTACAAATATGGTAATTGTAAGAGAAGACGCTTAAAGACTGCCATAATTCTTTAAGCCAATTTCATGTATTCATTTCTACAATTTAATTTTTTGCTTTAATATATTGCAGATTAAAGAAAAGGAACTGGATTGGATTAAATAAAAAATTAAGCATTTTAGAATCTGTTTTCTTTTTGAGATTTTGGAGATAATTGATGAGGAATTAAAAATGAAAACTTAGTTTTTATTTTATCTGACGGAACGATCCAAGCTGGAAGCTTTGTGACGCAGTACTCAGCGTCAAGTGATGGAAAGCCCTCCAACATTGTTGGGGGCAAGCTGTAGGTGACCTATAAAATAATACCATATTTATCCTCTTAGAACAAAAGTTATATGGGATTGGTCATGAAGAATGAAAATTGGGAAATGGCATGGCTCTACACCCGTGTATTCTATTTCGAAATTTTGAAGTTATTTTTTGTCGGGATTGTCCAATTATTTCTTTTGGTCCTTTTGTGATCTAAAAAGTTCATTTCAGTTTGACTGGCCGGGATCTGTAACATTGGTTACAAGAAGTGGGTCCCAGGCTTCCCAGGCAAAACCATTGTCCCCGGTTTTTGCTTATAATTTACCAACTTTGCGCAAATCCAGAAGAAAGCATGGCTTCAAAATTGAACAAAGGTATTTTAAAAAAAGCATTCTCCCTCATGGCCACCGCCAAGGCCATGACCGAGATCTATGAGGGAAATTTTAAAATGGTCTCCAAATATGTGCATGCCACGTCCCGGGGGCATGAAGCCATACAGATCGCTCTGGGCATGCAACTTAAGTCCATGGATTATCTCTCAGCATACTACCGCGATGATGCTATGCTGCTGTCAATCGGAATGCGACCTTATGAATTGATGCTCCAATTGATGGCCAAAAAAGAGGATCCTTTTTCCGGTGGGCGAAGCTATTATTCTCATCCGAGCCTCAGAGATCCCGACAAACCCAAAATTCCCCATCAATCTTCCGCCACAGGTATGCAAGCCATCCCTACGACCGGTATTGCCCTTGGTTTATGGTATCAGGAAATGATGAATTCCCAAAAATCCGGCAGGGAATTGCCGGTCGTGGTCTGTTCCCTGGGTGATGCCTCCATCACAGAAGGCGAAGTGGCAGAAGCGCTACACATGGCCTCGCTCAAATCATTGCCCATTTTATACCTGGTCCAAGACAATGAATGGGATATTTCTGCCCATAGTTCGGAGATTAGAAAGGGAAATGCCATGGATTTTGGAAGGGGATTTCCGGGACTCCAGCTGGAATCAGTGGAAGGAACCGATTTTGAAGCTTCTTACCAGGCAGTGGAAAAAATCATCAAAGACATCAGAAAGCACCGAAGACCCTGGCTCTTGCATGCCAAAGTGCCCTTACTCAATCACCATACCTCCGGAGTGCGGAAGGAATGGTATCGCGACGATCTTGAATCTGCAGGCAAAATGGATCCTTTTCCGAAATTGAAAAAACTGCTTTTGGAGCGGGGATTTGAGGCAACTGAGCTGGATGAGCTGGTACAAGCATCGGTGGATCTCGTTACCCGGGATTTTGCGATGGCTGCTAAAGCAGAAGACCCCAGACCCGAGGATCTTTATTTACATGATTTTGCACCCACTCCCGTGCTGGAAGAACAGGGTCAACGACATCCTGAATCAGGTTCGGAAAAGGTCATGGTGGATTGTGCTTTGTTTGCAGTCGAAGAATTGATGCGCAAATATCCGGAATGCCTCCTGTATGGGCAGGATGTGGGCAAAAGGCTCGGAGGAGTTTTTAGAGAAGCCGCTACTCTGGCAGAAAAGTTTGGTGACCATCGGGTATTTAATACTCCGATACAGGAGGCATTTATCGTGGGTTCTACCGTCGGAATGTCAGCAGTTGGCTTAAAACCCATTGTGGAGGTTCAATTTGCAGATTACATCTGGCCGGGTCTCAACCAATTGTTTACCGAAGTGGCGAGATCTTGTTTTTTAACCATGGGAAAATATCCGGTAAGCATGATTCTAAGGGTGCCAATCGGAGCCTATGGCAGTGGCGGTCCTTATCACTCCTCTTGTGTGGAATCCGTGGTGGCCAATATCAAAGGGGTCAAAATAGCTTTTCCCTCCAATGGGGCAGATCTGAAAGGATTGATGAAGGCAGCTTATTATGATCCCAATCCGGTCGTCATTTTTGAACACAAAGGACTCTATTGGTCCAAGGTGCCCGGTACCGATGCGGCCAAAGTGATTATGCCGGATGAGGATTATATTTTACCCTTTGGAAAAGCCAATTTGGTTTTAGAAGCCGAGCCTGAAAAAATCGAAAAAGGTGATGCCATATGTGTGGTCACCTACGGCATGGGTGTGCACTGGGCCTTAAATGCTGCAAGAGACTTTGATGCTTGTGTCAGTATTTTGGATTTAAGGACCTTGGTGCCATTGGACACCGATCAAATATTTACCCAGGTCAAGCGCCATCACCGCTGTCTGGTCCTGACGGAAGAAACGATCGAAAATAGTTTTGCCCAGGCTTTGGCCGGAAGGATAGGGGAGCATTGTTTTGAGTACCTCGACGCTCCCGTCAGATGCATGGGATCGGCCAATCTGCCGGCTGTCCCACTCAATTCCATTTTGGAACAAGAGATGATTCCCAATGCAGAAAAACTGAGCAAACACATTGCAGAATTACTCAATTATTAATACGGACGCATGAATCATTTTTGGGATCTTATCCAACAATCTTATCAGGCTTATTGGAATTATCTGGTTTCTGAAATTGCCTGGAACCACCCCTATAAACCTTGGTATGAAAACTATTTTTATGCCTTGATTTTCTTATCGTTGATGGTGTGGATGGTAGAAATTATTTTTCCCTGGAGAAAGAATCAGGCCATATTCAGGAAAGATTTTTGGCTGGATGGATTTTACATGTTTTTTAATTTTTTTCTTTTTTCACTGGTGGCTTACAATGCACTTTCCAATGTGGCAGTGGATCTGTTTAATCAGTTTTTGGGGCTTTTCGGAATCAGCAACCTGGTGGCCATCCAATTGGGCTCCCTTCCCAAATGGTCCCAATGGTTGATCATGTTTGTCGTGGCAGATTTTATTCAATGGAATGTGCACAGGATGCTACACCGCGTGTCCTGGATGTGGGAGTTCCACAAGGTTCATCACAGTGTAGAACAAATGGGATTTGCGGCGCATTTGCGATTTCATTTTATGGAAACCATCATTTATAAAACCTGTCAATACATTCCACTTGCCATGCTGGGATTTGGAATTCAGGATTTTTTTATCATCCATTTTATTGCCATTCTCATCGGACATATCAATCACGCCAATTTGAATGTGACCTATGGTCCGTTCAAATATCTTTTCAACAATCCGGTCATGCACATTTGGCACCATGCCAAGGAATTGCCCAGTGAAAAAAAATATGGTGTCAATTTTGGATTGAGTCTGAGTATCTGGGATTATTTGTTTCAAACCGATTACATCCCATCGGACGGAAGGGATATTGCCCTTGGATTTGAAAAAATTGAAAAATATCCATCAGGATTTTGGCGTCAACTGGCGGCACCATTTAGAAAAGCAAAATGAAAGAAAAAAGAAATTATGTATTCTTGGCTTTATTCGCCAGCCTTACTATAGGCTTGGCTCCCTTGTACCCGGAACCCCACATCGTCGGCAAAATTCGTTGGGTCATGGGAGGGGCCAATGGCATGTCCCTGATGGATTGGTTGGATTTGTGCATGCACGGAGCGCCCTGGGTCATTTTGATTGTTTTGCTGATCAGAAAAATGATAAAGCCTAGCATCCAAAGTTAATTAGTCACAGGATAATTAAGATTTTTTTGGAATCAACCCACAATTACTTGAGCAAAAGATAATTTAGATGCACAGGTTTCATTTCTTTGGAAACAAAAACAAGTCGATATATCCCATTGTGTAAAAACTCTGGAAATTGGATAAAATTCTTGTCTTCTTTTAGTTGCTCTTCAAATACTTCCTTTCCACCAAAGCTGTATACCTTTAAAGTAAATTGTGATGAAGATGGAATTTGTATTTGGATGAAACCATTTCCAGGATTTGGATGAATTTTGAGGCCTGTTTCATGGTAATGTTGAATAGAGGTGTTCATAATGATGGTGACTTCGGTTTCAAGAGTGTCAGAACAATAAAGATTGAATGCGATTAATTGAATCTTATAAAGCCCATCTGCTTTATAGGTATGAATAGGCGAAGTGAGAGTACTTGATTCTCCATCACCAAAGTTCCAATAATAATTAGTAGCATTTTTAGTCAAATTTGTGAATTGTACCATAAGTCCATTTGTATTGGTTTGAAATTCTGCTTCAGGCAAGGAATGTATGGTGATGTAATGGGATTCTGTTCGCGTATTTGATCCTTTTGAATTGCTAACTTTGAGTGTGACATCATAAGTTCCTGTTTGAGTATAAAGTACCTTCGGATGTCTTTCACTTGACTGAACTGGAGTGCCACCTGGAAACGACCACTCCCATTCTGTTGGGGACTTCAGGCTATAATCATTTATTTGGATGGTGACAGGACCGCAATGTTCATATATATGAGCACTAAAGATAGGTACTGGAGCTTCGCTCAATGGTTGGCAGGATAGAAGGCAAGTGTCAGATTTTAAAAATAAATTAATTGCTTCAATGGATCTTGAAGACCATTGTGTAGGAATAGGTAAACCTAAATTCGGTGTTGCGCTCATTATAAAACCTGCGGAATCCGTATCATGTAACGCTCCAAAGAAGTGTGCGATCTCATGGGCTGTTAAATATTTATCTGCAGATACATTCTTTAAAGATTGTTGAATAAAATACTTTGACTTTGCACACACTCGGCTAGGAAATGATTGGACGGATACTACATCTGTCAAAAATCTG
This window of the Saprospiraceae bacterium genome carries:
- a CDS encoding T9SS type A sorting domain-containing protein is translated as MKTTIQGFYGLFMAILMLLPLQNLQASAPQSIYLECPKNVTISCEEDISNLDKWGKVFIWENYVKRDGPKPKTVIYNTNSCGIGQIIRRWEYEDKHWKWHYCEQIITITGTGSSFGYSDIIWPKSTELEGCNPSADPKNLPREFSYPRFSNKKCSQPMYSYKDMKFTVADGCMKILRDWKVIDWCQYVPNAKPAVGLWTYTQVIKLVAKDSTAYIQCPKDTVVDAKLDCKGAYVKLDSAKAFSKCGAIHKIRNTSPYADTSGPDASGHYPLGTTKFYIIAEYGCGQEIKCQVSVTVRNKIGPTPYCLTGVIIALMPLDTNRDGQTDAGMVEVWAKDLDRGSFHKCGQKNLTFSFSNDPRDMNRIYTCDELGKNEVEIWVTDSSGNQSFCKTYIEVQNNNAKIPNCKRKDSLTTSPPQLLNISGLISFPNQQPMENVSLSLKDINSYQIQIRRDTSIRTKYDTIRAPSGTIYYIQKKDTVITIHQDTLHGALVMNTKSKNQGQFSFLNLTHQNSYQLIPEYDQKDLKGIDVNDAIILLRHLLKMEAITDPYKLLAADLNQDKIIDYADFNLLYGLVNGTVPLDQLKVLWRFVPKAHVFKSAQLSYQEDISSYMNFQKIGSSYDKADYYVIKLGDLDDNAGNIRSEISETRSDRTKTKTDHFTLFSVYPNPVSKNGHLYLDLFANESREMQFRLISLSGKEVYQKKLFIHKGQQIIELNQLPAQLDGLFLYHIQSGDQSHRGKLMITE
- a CDS encoding BamA/TamA family outer membrane protein, which encodes MDVAFGDRIGMRQELHTLIKQKPNTRYLFFIRREGIYQFLENRKNKKILFRKTLSKQSEPPSILDTLEIVASKKNMLNYLFNQGYFNAKVSHHQKIQSNKRVSLQYIVQPNKRTHVDSLIYLTSDTAVLALLNKHKSSSQLKSGAPIDLSLFQSEKNRITELMQNNGYAEFNPSLVDNLRLDTFHGNNLLKIRILDPPGKDHHSKYFVGKVNIITNFNPQEKRIFTRTSIDSISITQTAEASYIRNEVLLDKIHPRPGLLFKKENVDKSYLDLAGLNFYKFINIESKTDSLQTHLINHTILLSPHKKWAQDYGADLNYNTFSATAPSLFGVSGFYYLKNRNAFKGAEVLDFKLEANLEFNFFQANIFNSVILSYLNSLTLASFKDVTGSFFLARQLMRPFGYLKNHPRSNTSFNILADYTSQTQAFSFVSFNTGVKYDFNINKRKRLSLSTFEVNYYLPNIFPAFEERFGADSFVIRSLKGNRLFTSFLFSQAQYFYQAKKSRNWDHTSIYSFELTGMEVDLIEKLGKLFTKNWSLGQLQKTEFSKFWKLDIDSRWYYRINPNSNVALRTTGGLAVPFGGSRNIPYIKQFFLGGPQSMRGWNIRETGPGNSDLSKTVTQRGNFFSTGDIKLEANAEWRFDIYWIFKGAIFLDIGNVWLLPSAANPVNTHFTKNFYKQLGVGSGLGLRMDLSFFILRLDWGFKLRSTFPNNETGRYWIDYSGTSFGSFLNQSNLHLALNYPF
- a CDS encoding RNA methyltransferase codes for the protein MPMRSPKATSINWILFFDKRNSLGLRFFVLLQLPKNKPSSVRIALPLRYVTIDDLMDRRHIQVSKAEINLIKSLRHKKTRQEQRLFVAEGSRLVLDIMKSKPSEVRLVVGTEEWITGQVANLSHFLDLTRQISSSQLQAVSSLKSTEEVLALVQFPYFGPGHPRITNFGLYLDGLSDPGNLGTLIRTADWFGIPEIMVSDHVVDWYNSKVVQASMSSISRLKISCVPPEEIRTYSGISRLVGADLVGKPLWPKSGIWEPAVLCLGNEARGLSDRVKMICDEFWTIPSYSLGAESLNVAVAASIFMAGWRSSIL
- a CDS encoding tungsten formylmethanofuran dehydrogenase; the encoded protein is MASKLNKGILKKAFSLMATAKAMTEIYEGNFKMVSKYVHATSRGHEAIQIALGMQLKSMDYLSAYYRDDAMLLSIGMRPYELMLQLMAKKEDPFSGGRSYYSHPSLRDPDKPKIPHQSSATGMQAIPTTGIALGLWYQEMMNSQKSGRELPVVVCSLGDASITEGEVAEALHMASLKSLPILYLVQDNEWDISAHSSEIRKGNAMDFGRGFPGLQLESVEGTDFEASYQAVEKIIKDIRKHRRPWLLHAKVPLLNHHTSGVRKEWYRDDLESAGKMDPFPKLKKLLLERGFEATELDELVQASVDLVTRDFAMAAKAEDPRPEDLYLHDFAPTPVLEEQGQRHPESGSEKVMVDCALFAVEELMRKYPECLLYGQDVGKRLGGVFREAATLAEKFGDHRVFNTPIQEAFIVGSTVGMSAVGLKPIVEVQFADYIWPGLNQLFTEVARSCFLTMGKYPVSMILRVPIGAYGSGGPYHSSCVESVVANIKGVKIAFPSNGADLKGLMKAAYYDPNPVVIFEHKGLYWSKVPGTDAAKVIMPDEDYILPFGKANLVLEAEPEKIEKGDAICVVTYGMGVHWALNAARDFDACVSILDLRTLVPLDTDQIFTQVKRHHRCLVLTEETIENSFAQALAGRIGEHCFEYLDAPVRCMGSANLPAVPLNSILEQEMIPNAEKLSKHIAELLNY
- a CDS encoding sterol desaturase family protein; its protein translation is MNHFWDLIQQSYQAYWNYLVSEIAWNHPYKPWYENYFYALIFLSLMVWMVEIIFPWRKNQAIFRKDFWLDGFYMFFNFFLFSLVAYNALSNVAVDLFNQFLGLFGISNLVAIQLGSLPKWSQWLIMFVVADFIQWNVHRMLHRVSWMWEFHKVHHSVEQMGFAAHLRFHFMETIIYKTCQYIPLAMLGFGIQDFFIIHFIAILIGHINHANLNVTYGPFKYLFNNPVMHIWHHAKELPSEKKYGVNFGLSLSIWDYLFQTDYIPSDGRDIALGFEKIEKYPSGFWRQLAAPFRKAK
- a CDS encoding PKD domain-containing protein — protein: MKKLLYCFFFGITSLVGQNLVLDFITVSHPEFQNKDNSGTQFYQLNRQFLDQMENKSENLSISVSIGSNQSFKFSAQKHSVFSDHLAIQVSSSPNVSTFFTVTGTLYKIDSNSSFNEGLISIGAECLYMWWRIGEEQFILEPLHLSLDSIHGPLYVLRKPVAFLKEAFCNHPNSPTLNGLSDLIHKTVTNSQNDSCVSTQMACALDWSFVKTMRNVDLAIQHLEFTMGMVEQQYSGWFDKDIKFELKDLFISNCEDCDPPTWKSEKNSVKLLQNFIDWGENNGFGNQANHHLAFLMTYRFLTDVVSVQSFPSRVCAKSKYFIQQSLKNVSADKYLTAHEIAHFFGALHDTDSAGFIMSATPNLGLPIPTQWSSRSIEAINLFLKSDTCLLSCQPLSEAPVPIFSAHIYEHCGPVTIQINDYSLKSPTEWEWSFPGGTPVQSSERHPKVLYTQTGTYDVTLKVSNSKGSNTRTESHYITIHSLPEAEFQTNTNGLMVQFTNLTKNATNYYWNFGDGESSTLTSPIHTYKADGLYKIQLIAFNLYCSDTLETEVTIIMNTSIQHYHETGLKIHPNPGNGFIQIQIPSSSQFTLKVYSFGGKEVFEEQLKEDKNFIQFPEFLHNGIYRLVFVSKEMKPVHLNYLLLK